One genomic region from Spirulina subsalsa PCC 9445 encodes:
- a CDS encoding (2Fe-2S) ferredoxin domain-containing protein has product MEKRNLYLCMGSACHQMGVYEVLPKLQELLAEYDLNDKIELKGSFCLETCSYGIVMKFEEQHFVSINPQNVEAKFIQEILPAIQETKENVRN; this is encoded by the coding sequence ATGGAAAAACGCAATCTTTACCTCTGTATGGGGTCTGCTTGTCATCAGATGGGAGTTTATGAAGTCCTCCCGAAGTTACAAGAATTACTGGCAGAATATGACCTCAATGATAAAATTGAACTTAAGGGTTCTTTTTGTCTCGAAACTTGTAGTTATGGCATTGTGATGAAGTTTGAAGAACAGCATTTTGTGAGTATTAATCCACAAAATGTCGAGGCGAAGTTCATTCAAGAGATTTTACCTGCTATTCAAGAAACGAAGGAAAATGTCAGAAACTAA
- a CDS encoding SpoIIE family protein phosphatase: MTVDNFLDIYTLSLNKQGEELCGDKVKFIKAETKTTVVISDGLGSGVKANILATLTTEILSTMLNADVPLEEVLKTIIATLPICQVRKIAYSTFTIIQIDNETNHFKVINFDNPPCFYFRKGKVHRLDLKTELILDRKIKVGEGYLERGDFLGAISDGVLYAGMGVELNFGWGWDNISKHIESVFLKDGNTSQRIVQNVIKETHKLYHDKIGDDATFVGVYVRQRNPVMIFTGPPLDNKRDGEYVRRLLDFEGRKVICGGTTGNIVATYLGDRIEMDISTMRKELPPIGLLKGVDLVTEGILTISKATEYIKACNCDLTRLPSDTNGAYLLAREILQADSILFLVGQKINEFYQNPLLPKNISIRRSLIEDLVKFLRDRQKEVDIEYC; this comes from the coding sequence ATGACTGTTGATAATTTCCTAGATATTTATACCCTCAGTTTAAATAAACAAGGTGAGGAGTTGTGTGGGGATAAGGTTAAGTTTATTAAGGCGGAGACGAAAACAACGGTTGTTATTTCTGATGGGTTGGGGAGTGGGGTAAAGGCGAATATTTTGGCGACGCTGACGACGGAAATTCTGTCTACGATGTTAAATGCAGATGTGCCGTTGGAGGAGGTCTTAAAAACGATTATCGCCACATTGCCGATTTGTCAGGTGCGGAAAATTGCCTATTCGACGTTTACGATTATTCAAATTGATAACGAAACGAATCATTTTAAGGTGATTAATTTTGATAATCCGCCCTGCTTTTACTTCCGCAAGGGGAAAGTTCATCGGTTGGATTTAAAGACAGAGTTAATTTTAGATCGGAAAATTAAGGTAGGGGAGGGGTATTTAGAACGGGGGGATTTTTTAGGGGCAATTAGTGATGGGGTGTTGTATGCAGGGATGGGGGTTGAGTTAAATTTTGGTTGGGGCTGGGACAATATTTCTAAACATATTGAGTCGGTTTTTTTGAAGGATGGGAATACTTCTCAACGGATTGTTCAGAATGTAATTAAGGAAACCCATAAGTTGTATCATGACAAGATTGGGGATGATGCAACCTTTGTGGGGGTTTATGTTCGCCAACGGAATCCGGTCATGATTTTTACGGGGCCGCCGTTGGATAATAAACGGGATGGGGAATATGTGCGCCGTTTGTTGGATTTTGAGGGGCGTAAGGTGATTTGTGGGGGGACGACGGGGAATATTGTCGCGACTTATTTGGGCGATCGCATTGAAATGGATATTAGCACTATGCGCAAGGAACTGCCCCCCATTGGGCTGTTAAAGGGGGTGGATTTGGTGACGGAGGGGATTCTTACCATTTCTAAGGCGACGGAGTATATTAAAGCCTGTAATTGTGACTTAACTCGTCTGCCTTCGGATACCAATGGGGCCTATTTGTTAGCGCGGGAGATTTTACAGGCCGATTCGATCTTGTTTTTAGTGGGTCAGAAAATTAACGAATTCTATCAAAACCCCCTGCTGCCGAAAAATATTTCTATCCGACGCAGCTTAATTGAAGATTTAGTTAAATTTTTACGCGATCGCCAAAAAGAAGTTGACATTGAGTATTGTTAA
- a CDS encoding fumarylacetoacetate hydrolase family protein — protein sequence MAQRYVRVSSSQGQTFYGLLQLNRSVQVLDAPPWLGGRATELILEVDDYTLLAPCAPSKIVAVGKNYAAHAAEMGTPVPTEPLLFLKPPTAIIAVGKPIIYPPQSQQVEYEGELALVIGDRTSQCSPEQAQSRIWGYTIANDVTARDLQRKDGQWTRAKGFDTFCPLGPWIVRELSAGARLQTFVNQETSPRQSVSTEQMVFAPHILVSYISQIMTLLPGDVILTGTPEGVGPLEVGDRVRVEIEGIGELENPLQGSPRGV from the coding sequence ATGGCGCAACGCTACGTTCGAGTGAGTAGTTCTCAAGGACAAACCTTTTATGGTTTGCTTCAACTCAACCGCAGTGTTCAGGTATTGGATGCTCCGCCTTGGTTGGGAGGGAGGGCGACGGAGTTAATTTTAGAGGTGGATGATTATACCCTCTTGGCTCCCTGTGCGCCGTCTAAAATTGTGGCGGTGGGGAAGAATTACGCTGCTCACGCGGCGGAAATGGGAACCCCGGTGCCGACGGAACCTCTGTTGTTTTTGAAGCCACCTACGGCGATTATTGCGGTGGGGAAGCCGATTATTTATCCTCCCCAATCGCAACAGGTGGAATATGAGGGGGAGTTGGCTTTAGTGATTGGCGATCGCACTTCTCAATGTTCTCCCGAACAGGCTCAGAGTCGGATCTGGGGCTATACCATCGCCAATGATGTCACAGCGCGGGATTTACAGCGCAAGGATGGCCAGTGGACTCGGGCGAAGGGGTTTGATACGTTCTGCCCTCTGGGGCCTTGGATTGTGCGAGAATTGAGCGCTGGGGCGCGTCTGCAAACCTTTGTCAATCAAGAAACCAGCCCCCGTCAATCGGTTTCTACAGAACAGATGGTTTTTGCCCCCCATATTTTGGTGTCCTATATTTCCCAGATTATGACGCTCTTGCCGGGGGATGTGATTCTCACGGGAACGCCTGAAGGGGTGGGCCCCTTGGAGGTAGGCGATCGCGTGCGGGTGGAAATTGAGGGCATTGGGGAACTAGAGAACCCCCTACAGGGGAGTCCTCGTGGGGTTTAG
- a CDS encoding helix-turn-helix domain-containing protein → MSLKKLKAELLADLEGKAEYQRIKPRFDVAKAILEMRRTLALTQRELAEKAGIKQSHIARIESGKQSPRLETIAGIAASVGYTVEFRLVPMDQASEDGLE, encoded by the coding sequence ATGAGCTTAAAGAAACTCAAGGCTGAACTGCTGGCAGATTTAGAAGGGAAAGCGGAATATCAGAGAATCAAGCCTCGCTTTGATGTAGCCAAAGCCATTCTAGAAATGCGCAGAACTTTAGCCTTGACTCAACGAGAGTTAGCCGAAAAAGCCGGGATTAAACAATCCCACATTGCCCGCATTGAATCGGGGAAACAGTCTCCTCGCCTAGAAACCATTGCAGGCATTGCCGCGAGTGTCGGCTATACCGTTGAATTTAGGTTAGTCCCAATGGATCAAGCTTCTGAGGATGGCTTAGAGTGA
- a CDS encoding M48 family metallopeptidase — MTLSKTPLIGLKADQFRHPLDQEATQALKQLPGLDLLVRNLLGSLAEQVLYLNNIASSVLVGENQLPHLYHLLQEASQVLDVEPPQLYVQQNPVPNAYTFAMRGKQPFIVLHTSLIEMLTPEEIQAVIAHELGHLKCEHGVYLTLANLLVLASGLLPTWGTVVAQSLQERMLAWLRCAEFSCDRAALLATQNPRVVMSVLMKLAGGSPSLAPQLNLDAFIAQAKAYDAISESEFGQLLKAAQTAQLTHPVPVLRAREIDHWASSQNYQGLLEKPTLGYNGEAKSKVTGKWRNW; from the coding sequence ATGACTCTCAGCAAAACGCCACTGATTGGACTCAAAGCCGATCAATTCCGCCATCCCTTGGATCAAGAAGCCACCCAAGCCCTAAAACAGTTGCCCGGTTTGGATTTGCTGGTGCGTAACCTATTGGGGTCCTTGGCCGAACAAGTGCTGTATCTCAATAACATTGCTTCCAGTGTATTGGTGGGCGAAAATCAACTCCCCCACCTTTATCACCTCCTACAAGAAGCCTCTCAGGTGTTGGATGTGGAGCCTCCACAACTTTATGTACAGCAAAACCCGGTTCCCAATGCCTACACCTTCGCCATGCGGGGGAAACAGCCCTTTATTGTTTTGCATACCTCCCTGATTGAAATGCTCACCCCCGAGGAAATTCAGGCGGTGATTGCCCATGAATTAGGGCATCTCAAGTGTGAGCATGGGGTGTATTTAACCTTGGCGAATTTATTGGTTTTAGCGTCGGGATTATTGCCCACTTGGGGAACCGTCGTTGCCCAGTCTCTACAAGAACGCATGCTGGCTTGGTTGCGGTGTGCGGAATTTAGTTGCGATCGCGCCGCCCTCCTCGCCACCCAAAACCCTCGCGTGGTCATGTCCGTTTTAATGAAACTCGCCGGAGGTTCTCCCAGTCTCGCCCCCCAACTTAACCTAGATGCCTTTATTGCCCAAGCTAAAGCCTACGATGCCATCAGCGAAAGTGAGTTTGGTCAACTCCTCAAAGCCGCCCAAACCGCCCAACTCACCCATCCTGTCCCCGTCCTACGAGCGCGGGAAATTGATCATTGGGCGAGTTCACAAAATTATCAGGGGTTGCTAGAAAAACCCACATTAGGTTATAATGGCGAAGCTAAGTCAAAAGTCACGGGCAAGTGGCGGAATTGGTAG
- a CDS encoding calcium/sodium antiporter, translated as MSPLILWLLVLIISLAVLAKASDIFIEAAEKIGLYLRLPAFIVGVTIVAIGTSLPELVSSVLAVLQNSSEIVFGNVVGSNIANIFLIIGAASVLHRKLKIQFELIHVDLPLFVGSAFLWALMVSDRHFSFFEALLCIAGYITYSIYTVSSREQESAEACDLEPQTGFIWKQIGWIVLSATAIFLGAKYTVESVIELAEILQIGTAVIAVSVVAIGTSLPEFFVSFSAARKGNIEIAVGNVLGSNIFNTLVVMGIPRLVGKLIIPPELLFHGMATMLAGTLMFFFVTQDKQITRWEGWLFFIFYLWFIGSLFEFI; from the coding sequence ATGTCTCCTTTAATTTTGTGGTTACTGGTTCTTATTATCAGTTTAGCTGTTTTAGCCAAAGCCTCTGACATCTTCATTGAAGCGGCCGAAAAAATCGGTCTTTATTTGCGTCTTCCGGCTTTCATTGTAGGCGTAACTATTGTTGCTATTGGGACATCGTTACCGGAATTAGTTTCCTCGGTTTTAGCCGTCCTCCAAAATTCCTCAGAAATCGTTTTTGGGAATGTTGTTGGCTCAAATATTGCTAATATTTTTCTAATTATTGGAGCGGCTTCCGTTCTCCATCGTAAGTTAAAGATTCAATTTGAACTGATTCATGTTGATTTGCCCCTATTTGTGGGGTCTGCCTTTTTATGGGCGTTGATGGTCAGCGATCGCCATTTTTCCTTTTTTGAGGCGCTCCTCTGTATTGCCGGGTATATTACCTATTCCATTTATACCGTCAGCAGTCGGGAACAAGAAAGCGCAGAAGCTTGTGACTTAGAACCTCAGACGGGCTTTATTTGGAAGCAAATCGGCTGGATTGTCCTCAGTGCCACGGCCATCTTTTTGGGGGCAAAATACACCGTTGAATCCGTCATTGAACTCGCGGAAATCCTCCAAATTGGAACAGCCGTTATTGCCGTGAGTGTGGTGGCTATCGGCACCTCCTTACCTGAGTTTTTTGTCAGTTTTAGTGCCGCCCGCAAGGGCAATATAGAAATTGCCGTCGGTAATGTTTTAGGATCGAATATTTTTAATACCTTAGTGGTGATGGGAATTCCCCGTTTAGTGGGTAAGCTCATCATCCCTCCAGAACTGCTATTTCATGGCATGGCCACTATGTTAGCCGGAACCTTAATGTTTTTCTTTGTCACCCAAGATAAACAGATTACTCGGTGGGAAGGGTGGTTATTTTTTATTTTTTATCTCTGGTTTATTGGCAGTTTGTTCGAGTTTATCTAA
- the rpsF gene encoding 30S ribosomal protein S6, with the protein MTIRSYEMMYVLRPDLSEDQVNEATRKYQEMLANLGASSIQSKIWGRRRLAYEIQRFQDGIYVLVHYQGDGSQTAPVERAMRLSEEVIRYITLKLDEDKAESEESEPVAVEA; encoded by the coding sequence ATGACAATTCGTAGCTACGAAATGATGTATGTCCTGCGTCCTGATTTATCTGAGGATCAGGTTAACGAAGCCACCCGTAAATATCAAGAGATGTTAGCCAATTTAGGCGCAAGTTCTATTCAAAGTAAAATCTGGGGCCGCCGCCGTTTAGCTTACGAAATCCAACGCTTCCAAGATGGGATTTATGTTTTAGTACATTACCAAGGCGATGGTTCCCAAACGGCTCCCGTTGAACGGGCGATGCGTTTAAGTGAAGAAGTGATCCGCTATATCACCTTAAAGTTAGATGAGGATAAAGCGGAATCCGAGGAGTCGGAACCTGTAGCAGTAGAAGCTTAA
- the adhE gene encoding bifunctional acetaldehyde-CoA/alcohol dehydrogenase: MVLTVNSTESLEALVERVKTAQQAYASYSQEQVDYIFKKAALAANAARIPLAKMAVAETGMGIVEDKVIKNHFASEIIYNKYKGEKTCGVIEEDKSFGIQRIAEPVGILAGIVPTTNPTSTAIFKALIALKTRNGIIFSPHPRAKGCTSEAAKIVLKAAVEAGAPDGIIGWIDEPTVPLSQALMQHPDVKLILATGGPGMVKAAYSSGNPSLGVGAGNTPALIDSTAHIKMAVSSIILSKTFDNGMICASEQSVIVVEDVYDEVRQEFCDRGAYFLTPDEKQRLGEKIIINGRLNGDIVGQPVEQIAALAGITLPPGTRVIIGEAETIGSDEPFAYEKLSPVLAMYRAKDYEDAVSKASQLVQFGGRGHTAALYTNPGNIDHIKAFEDRVETARVLINTPSSQGAIGDLYNFRLDPSLTLGCGTWGGNSISENVEPHHLLNIKTVAERRENMLWFRVPPKVYFKYGSLPVALKELVGKRRAFIVTDKPLYDLGMTGPVEDVLDEIGLKYDTFYDVEPDPSLDTVERGLSLMKTFNPDVIIALGGGSPMDAAKIMWLMYEHPDIEFEGLAMRFMDIRKRVYELPPLGEKAIMVAIPTTSGTGSEVTPFAVVTDRRNNIKYPLADYALTPNIAIVDPQLVLNMPKSLTAFGGIDALTHAIEAYVSVLASEYTNGLALEAIRLLFKYLPSSYENGAKDLKAREKVHYAATMAGMAFANGFLGICHSIAHQLGGTFHIPHGLANAFMISHIIRYNATDVPFKQATFSQYKYPNAKWRYSRIADHLKLGGETEDEKVDLLIAAVEDLKAKVGIPKSMKEWLKDDPSVFYAQLDQVADQAFDDQCTGANPRYPLIKDLKQLIIDAYEGKPLVSEDIKVEISGNGHKPELNVLPEMVLS, encoded by the coding sequence ATGGTATTGACTGTTAACAGTACAGAAAGCTTAGAAGCCCTCGTAGAACGAGTTAAAACAGCACAACAAGCCTACGCCAGTTATAGTCAAGAACAAGTTGATTATATCTTTAAAAAAGCGGCTCTAGCCGCCAATGCGGCTCGGATTCCTTTGGCGAAAATGGCCGTAGCTGAAACAGGTATGGGGATAGTCGAAGATAAAGTAATTAAAAATCACTTTGCTTCGGAGATTATTTATAATAAGTACAAAGGAGAAAAGACCTGCGGGGTCATTGAAGAAGACAAATCCTTTGGGATTCAAAGAATTGCCGAACCTGTGGGAATTTTAGCCGGAATTGTCCCCACAACTAACCCTACATCTACGGCAATTTTTAAAGCCTTAATTGCCCTAAAAACCCGCAATGGGATTATTTTCTCCCCTCACCCTCGGGCAAAAGGTTGCACCTCAGAAGCGGCTAAAATTGTCTTAAAAGCGGCCGTAGAAGCAGGCGCACCGGATGGGATTATTGGCTGGATTGATGAACCAACGGTGCCCTTATCTCAGGCCTTGATGCAGCATCCTGATGTGAAATTAATTCTGGCCACTGGGGGGCCGGGGATGGTGAAAGCGGCCTATTCTTCGGGGAATCCTTCCTTGGGGGTAGGTGCAGGAAATACTCCGGCGCTCATTGACTCGACGGCTCATATTAAAATGGCGGTGTCATCCATTATCTTAAGTAAGACCTTTGATAATGGGATGATTTGTGCCAGTGAACAATCGGTGATTGTGGTGGAGGATGTTTATGATGAAGTGCGTCAGGAATTTTGCGATCGCGGCGCTTACTTCCTCACACCAGACGAAAAGCAACGACTGGGCGAAAAAATCATCATCAACGGCCGTTTAAATGGTGATATTGTAGGGCAACCTGTAGAACAAATTGCCGCCCTTGCTGGGATTACCCTACCCCCCGGAACACGGGTTATTATTGGCGAAGCAGAAACCATCGGTTCAGATGAACCCTTTGCCTACGAAAAACTCTCCCCCGTCTTAGCCATGTATCGGGCGAAAGATTACGAAGATGCTGTTAGTAAAGCCTCTCAATTAGTCCAATTTGGAGGACGAGGACACACAGCCGCCCTTTATACCAACCCCGGCAATATTGACCACATTAAAGCCTTTGAAGACCGCGTAGAAACCGCCCGGGTGTTAATTAATACCCCCTCCTCTCAGGGGGCAATTGGGGATTTATATAACTTCCGCTTAGACCCCTCTTTAACCCTTGGTTGTGGGACATGGGGGGGCAATTCCATCAGCGAAAATGTAGAACCTCATCACCTGCTGAATATTAAAACGGTAGCCGAACGTCGGGAGAATATGTTATGGTTCCGTGTTCCTCCCAAAGTGTATTTTAAATATGGTTCTCTTCCCGTTGCTTTGAAAGAATTAGTCGGAAAACGTCGGGCATTTATTGTCACCGACAAACCCCTCTATGATTTAGGGATGACGGGCCCCGTAGAAGATGTTTTAGACGAAATTGGTCTAAAATACGACACATTTTATGATGTAGAACCTGACCCCTCGTTAGACACCGTTGAACGGGGTTTAAGCTTGATGAAAACCTTTAACCCAGATGTGATTATTGCTTTGGGTGGGGGTTCGCCGATGGATGCGGCAAAAATCATGTGGTTAATGTATGAACATCCCGACATTGAATTTGAAGGGTTGGCCATGCGTTTTATGGACATTCGCAAACGGGTTTATGAGTTGCCCCCCTTGGGAGAAAAAGCCATTATGGTGGCTATTCCTACCACATCAGGGACGGGTTCAGAAGTAACACCTTTTGCCGTTGTCACGGATCGCCGCAATAATATTAAATACCCTCTGGCGGATTATGCGTTAACGCCGAATATCGCAATTGTTGACCCGCAATTGGTGTTAAATATGCCCAAGAGTTTAACCGCTTTTGGGGGGATTGATGCCTTAACCCACGCCATAGAAGCTTATGTTTCTGTGTTGGCTTCAGAATATACCAATGGGTTAGCATTGGAAGCGATTCGCTTGTTGTTTAAATACTTGCCCAGTTCCTATGAAAATGGGGCAAAAGACCTAAAAGCACGGGAAAAAGTCCACTATGCCGCGACTATGGCAGGGATGGCTTTTGCTAACGGTTTCTTGGGGATTTGTCACTCCATCGCCCACCAATTGGGGGGGACATTCCACATTCCTCACGGATTAGCCAATGCTTTTATGATCTCCCATATTATCCGTTACAATGCGACGGATGTTCCCTTTAAGCAGGCGACGTTCTCCCAGTATAAATATCCTAATGCAAAATGGCGGTATTCTCGCATTGCGGATCATTTAAAATTGGGCGGTGAGACGGAAGATGAAAAGGTGGATCTGCTCATTGCGGCTGTGGAAGATTTGAAGGCAAAAGTAGGAATTCCTAAGAGTATGAAGGAATGGCTGAAGGATGATCCCAGTGTCTTTTATGCGCAGTTAGATCAGGTGGCTGATCAAGCTTTTGATGACCAATGCACGGGGGCAAATCCTCGTTATCCCTTGATTAAAGACTTGAAGCAGTTAATCATTGATGCTTACGAAGGGAAACCGTTAGTAAGTGAAGATATCAAGGTAGAAATTAGTGGCAATGGTCACAAACCAGAGTTAAATGTATTACCGGAGATGGTTCTATCTTAA
- a CDS encoding ABC transporter permease, translating into MKAQLSLPLQSLPQRSQLQTLWSDTLTIFWGDWLDLRVRIAQVAATGLISPLIYIIGFGLGLGSALDRAMAPPAGDSYLEFILPGMVALSSMTISFGGTTFSICGDRLFTKTFEELLLMPVHPLALYLGKMLAGIVRGLMTSASVLIIAILFTGKIFSFLNPLFLGILILNCAVFAGLGVITGLSVKSLESVGLYNNFLIVPMSFLGATFFDPSTLPAVLKVIVYCLPLTYTSISLRAAAYMPLNQFPWYSFPILLAVAIALAFWGAYRFSHQQD; encoded by the coding sequence GTGAAAGCTCAACTCTCTCTCCCTCTGCAATCCCTCCCCCAACGCTCCCAACTACAAACCCTCTGGTCTGATACCCTGACCATTTTCTGGGGAGACTGGCTAGATTTACGGGTACGCATTGCCCAAGTTGCTGCGACGGGCTTAATTTCCCCCCTAATCTATATTATCGGCTTTGGTTTGGGGCTAGGCAGTGCGCTAGATCGGGCGATGGCCCCTCCGGCCGGGGATTCTTATTTGGAGTTTATCTTACCCGGTATGGTGGCCTTATCGTCCATGACCATTAGTTTTGGGGGAACAACTTTCTCTATTTGTGGCGATCGCCTTTTTACCAAAACCTTTGAAGAATTACTGCTCATGCCCGTTCATCCCCTCGCTTTATACTTAGGGAAAATGTTGGCGGGGATTGTCCGGGGCTTAATGACCTCAGCTTCGGTGTTAATCATTGCGATTTTGTTTACTGGGAAAATTTTTAGCTTCCTTAATCCCCTATTTTTAGGCATTCTCATCCTAAATTGCGCCGTTTTTGCCGGATTAGGGGTGATTACCGGATTAAGCGTCAAATCTCTAGAAAGTGTGGGTCTCTATAACAACTTCCTCATTGTTCCCATGTCCTTCCTCGGAGCCACCTTTTTTGATCCCAGCACCCTCCCCGCCGTCCTCAAAGTGATTGTCTACTGCCTCCCCCTCACCTATACCAGTATTAGTTTAAGAGCCGCCGCCTATATGCCCCTCAACCAGTTTCCTTGGTATTCCTTCCCCATTTTGTTAGCCGTAGCCATTGCCTTGGCGTTTTGGGGGGCCTATCGGTTCTCCCACCAACAGGACTAA
- a CDS encoding adenylate/guanylate cyclase domain-containing protein, giving the protein MSREDQPDSLSVDSALTAFFELSPDLLCMRNDKGYFTRLNPLWTKILGWSLEELRSRPWVDFLHPDDLVATLEIEDRCHHTATPIKHQNRYLSKNGGYRWLSWRLSPYQQGQSVGIAEDVTENYWQSRELYRAGIQEALKLRDQAIAASSVGIVIAHTRLPDMPLIYVNPAFERITGYSAEEVLGLNCRFLQCPETDPNELQRLREAIKAGKHCTVTLLNRRKDGTPFWNELTISPIYNSQQELTHFVGVQTDISDRINAEQALRLEKAKSERLLLNVLPRSIVQELKQCQGTLAQQFPEVSILFADIVGFTTLAAQMQPLELISLLNQIFSAFDELADRHGVEKIKTIGDAYMVASGLPVARDDHAEAIAEMALDMITALQSFRTRQGVPLHIRIGINTGTVVAGVIGTRKFIYDLWGDAVNVASRMESSGLPSQIQVTAATYERLQEKYQLAQRGVITVKGKGKMTTYWLTGRKDGE; this is encoded by the coding sequence GTGTCGAGAGAAGATCAGCCAGACTCGCTCAGTGTAGATTCGGCTTTGACTGCCTTTTTTGAACTTTCCCCGGATCTTCTTTGTATGCGGAATGACAAGGGATATTTTACCCGCCTTAATCCCCTGTGGACGAAAATCCTCGGCTGGAGTTTGGAGGAGTTGCGATCGCGCCCTTGGGTCGATTTTCTGCACCCCGATGATCTCGTAGCCACCCTAGAAATTGAGGACCGTTGTCATCACACGGCTACACCGATCAAACATCAAAACCGCTATCTGTCCAAAAATGGCGGCTATCGTTGGTTATCTTGGCGTTTATCTCCCTATCAACAAGGCCAGAGTGTGGGGATTGCCGAAGATGTCACCGAAAACTACTGGCAAAGCCGTGAACTCTACCGCGCTGGGATACAAGAAGCCCTCAAACTACGAGATCAGGCCATTGCCGCCAGTAGTGTGGGGATTGTCATTGCCCATACTCGTTTGCCCGATATGCCCTTAATTTACGTTAACCCGGCCTTTGAGCGCATTACTGGGTACAGTGCCGAAGAAGTCTTAGGCCTCAACTGTCGTTTTCTTCAATGTCCAGAAACCGATCCAAATGAATTGCAACGACTGCGGGAGGCCATTAAGGCGGGAAAACACTGTACCGTTACCCTACTCAATCGGCGCAAAGATGGCACCCCCTTCTGGAACGAGTTAACCATTTCCCCGATTTATAACTCTCAGCAAGAACTCACCCACTTTGTTGGAGTCCAAACTGATATTAGCGATCGCATTAACGCTGAACAAGCTCTGCGCCTAGAAAAAGCCAAATCTGAACGCCTCCTGCTCAATGTTCTCCCCCGTTCCATTGTCCAAGAGCTTAAACAGTGTCAAGGAACTCTCGCCCAACAATTCCCCGAAGTCAGCATCTTATTTGCGGATATTGTGGGATTTACCACCTTAGCCGCCCAGATGCAGCCTCTGGAATTAATTAGTCTGCTCAATCAAATTTTTTCCGCCTTTGATGAACTCGCCGATCGTCATGGGGTGGAAAAAATCAAAACCATTGGGGATGCTTATATGGTAGCCAGTGGTTTACCTGTAGCACGGGATGATCACGCGGAGGCGATCGCAGAAATGGCACTAGATATGATCACCGCCCTCCAATCCTTCCGCACCCGCCAAGGAGTCCCCCTCCATATTCGCATCGGTATCAACACCGGAACCGTTGTCGCCGGGGTCATCGGCACCCGCAAATTTATTTATGATTTGTGGGGGGATGCGGTTAATGTGGCTTCACGCATGGAGTCCTCCGGTTTACCCAGCCAAATCCAAGTCACCGCCGCCACCTACGAGCGCCTACAAGAGAAATATCAGTTGGCGCAACGAGGGGTGATTACCGTTAAAGGGAAGGGTAAAATGACCACCTATTGGCTCACCGGACGCAAGGATGGGGAGTGA
- a CDS encoding PAS domain-containing protein produces MSETNQDHLWRLIWKYDPNALIVVDADMHVKLVNPAFCTMFNVQTADIIDQPVSLFLDEDDIQDFKQVWETNEVIRGKEKEYSQYHLYVNQVIFPIEDQSIVACIMVNMTHELDQKRELRKIKNETIKKVNEVVDNQMKVVQEIAGLLGETTAETKVSLLKIIQMLEQD; encoded by the coding sequence ATGTCAGAAACTAATCAGGATCATCTGTGGCGATTAATCTGGAAATATGACCCCAATGCTTTGATTGTTGTGGATGCGGATATGCACGTTAAGTTAGTGAATCCGGCATTTTGTACCATGTTTAATGTCCAAACGGCGGATATTATTGATCAGCCTGTGTCTTTATTTTTAGATGAAGACGATATCCAAGACTTTAAGCAGGTGTGGGAGACAAATGAGGTGATTCGCGGGAAGGAAAAGGAATATTCCCAGTATCATTTATATGTGAATCAGGTCATTTTTCCCATTGAAGATCAGAGTATTGTGGCCTGTATTATGGTGAATATGACCCACGAGTTAGACCAAAAGCGGGAGTTACGCAAAATCAAGAATGAAACCATTAAAAAAGTTAACGAAGTGGTTGACAATCAGATGAAAGTAGTGCAAGAAATCGCGGGTTTGTTGGGCGAAACGACGGCGGAAACTAAGGTGAGTTTATTAAAAATTATTCAGATGTTGGAGCAAGATTAA
- a CDS encoding tetratricopeptide repeat protein: MSESVASLYESGLERYKAGESPESLIPVFKEICDRAKKNAAAWSSLAWLYLLTDKPNQALKAAQKGVKLDKNAPQARVNLVLAMLDAGQKGVRPHIEVIQQMIGVSSEVRQELAESIEDGLSRKPDWASLQRLKAWLFE; encoded by the coding sequence ATGTCTGAATCTGTTGCTTCTCTCTATGAAAGTGGACTGGAACGCTACAAAGCTGGAGAAAGTCCCGAGAGTCTAATTCCAGTTTTTAAGGAAATTTGCGATCGCGCCAAAAAAAACGCCGCCGCTTGGTCTAGTCTGGCTTGGTTGTACCTCCTAACCGACAAACCCAACCAAGCCCTAAAAGCGGCTCAAAAAGGCGTTAAACTCGATAAAAACGCCCCCCAAGCCCGAGTTAACCTAGTGTTGGCTATGTTGGATGCGGGACAGAAAGGGGTACGCCCTCATATTGAAGTGATTCAACAAATGATCGGCGTCAGTTCAGAAGTGCGCCAAGAATTAGCCGAAAGTATCGAGGACGGTTTAAGCCGTAAGCCCGACTGGGCTAGTCTTCAGCGCCTTAAGGCTTGGCTTTTTGAGTAA